Proteins from a genomic interval of Amycolatopsis sp. cg13:
- a CDS encoding TetR/AcrR family transcriptional regulator encodes MPEKPTRLRTDAAHNRAQILDVAKRTFETEGLDVSMSELARRAGLGVATVYRHFPTKADLVAEAFAEPMAECAGMLDEALADPDPWRGFCRVIEEMCAMQARNHGFSAAIVTALPEQARFAELRDQAMQGFTELIRRAQDAGALRADFAVSDLSLVLLANGGLRSGAGAAAPAASLRLAGYLLQSFRAETAAPLPPPAELPLDVSVL; translated from the coding sequence GTGCCGGAAAAACCGACTCGGTTGCGCACCGACGCCGCCCACAATCGCGCGCAGATCCTCGACGTCGCGAAGCGCACCTTCGAGACCGAGGGCCTGGACGTGTCGATGAGCGAGCTGGCGCGCCGCGCGGGCCTCGGCGTGGCCACCGTGTACCGACATTTCCCGACCAAGGCCGACCTGGTCGCCGAAGCCTTCGCCGAGCCCATGGCCGAATGCGCGGGGATGCTCGACGAGGCGCTCGCCGACCCCGATCCGTGGCGCGGGTTCTGCCGGGTGATCGAGGAAATGTGCGCGATGCAGGCGCGCAACCACGGGTTCTCCGCCGCGATCGTGACCGCGCTGCCGGAGCAGGCGCGGTTCGCGGAGTTGCGGGACCAGGCGATGCAGGGGTTCACCGAGTTGATCCGCCGGGCGCAAGACGCCGGTGCGCTGCGGGCAGACTTCGCGGTTTCCGACCTGTCGCTGGTCTTGCTGGCGAACGGCGGGCTGCGGTCGGGCGCGGGAGCCGCGGCACCAGCGGCGTCGCTGAGGCTCGCGGGCTATCTGCTGCAGTCGTTCCGCGCGGAGACGGCCGCGCCGCTGCCACCGCCCGCGGAGCTTCCGCTCGACGTGTCGGTGCTCTAA
- a CDS encoding thiazole synthase, with amino-acid sequence MDDLIIGEHKLSSRLIIGTGGAANLEVLERALVASGTQLTTVAMRRADAEGGSGVLELLRRLDIELLPNTAGCRTAAEAVLTAQLAREALETNLIKLEVHADDRTLLPDPLETLDAAERLVADGFTVFAYTNDDPVLALRLEEAGCAAVMPLGAPIGTGLGIRNPHNIELIVSRASVPIVLDAGIGTASDATLAMELGCSAVLLSTAVTRAADPERMALAMRSAVEAGYLARGAGRVPQRFWAQASSPPR; translated from the coding sequence ATGGACGACCTGATCATCGGCGAACACAAGCTGTCGTCGCGATTGATCATCGGCACCGGTGGCGCGGCGAATCTCGAAGTGCTGGAACGCGCGCTGGTCGCGTCGGGCACCCAGCTGACCACCGTGGCGATGCGCCGAGCCGACGCCGAGGGCGGCTCCGGAGTGCTGGAGTTGTTGCGGCGCTTGGACATCGAGCTGCTGCCCAACACCGCGGGCTGCCGGACGGCGGCCGAAGCCGTGCTCACCGCCCAGTTGGCCCGCGAGGCGCTGGAAACGAACCTGATCAAACTCGAGGTGCACGCCGACGACCGGACGCTGCTGCCCGACCCTTTGGAGACCCTCGACGCCGCCGAACGCCTGGTGGCGGACGGATTCACGGTCTTCGCGTACACGAACGACGACCCGGTGCTCGCCCTCCGCCTGGAGGAGGCGGGCTGCGCCGCGGTGATGCCGCTCGGCGCCCCGATCGGCACCGGTTTGGGTATCCGGAACCCGCACAACATCGAACTGATCGTCTCGCGCGCGTCGGTGCCGATCGTGCTGGACGCGGGGATCGGCACCGCTTCGGACGCGACGCTGGCGATGGAACTCGGCTGCTCGGCGGTGCTTTTGTCGACCGCGGTGACTCGGGCGGCGGACCCGGAACGGATGGCACTGGCGATGCGGAGTGCGGTGGAGGCTGGGTATTTGGCGCGGGGTGCTGGGCGGGTTCCGCAGCGGTTTTGGGCGCAGGCGTCCAGTCCGCCTCGCTAG
- a CDS encoding LytR C-terminal domain-containing protein gives MSVFSGLSRPLKAAGVALIGIAVVAAVIGGVTVLNTSGDQNAGPSTSGEPTAPGGSSSAPEQSSSAAPSSAPSSPASSAPASSSAASSAPASGQPGQPGGQPGQQPGQPGQAGPDQQASNKWVTLRVYNNSLVKHLAEQAAADFRNSGWNVAEVGNYSQGNIPATTAYFRPGTDEEAAAKQLAKEFGFQAQPRFDGIQNSSPGVIVIITKDYQPGGHKGS, from the coding sequence ATGAGCGTCTTCTCGGGACTGTCCCGGCCGTTGAAGGCCGCGGGAGTCGCGCTGATCGGGATCGCGGTGGTCGCGGCCGTCATCGGCGGGGTCACCGTGCTCAACACGAGCGGCGACCAGAACGCCGGACCGAGCACGTCCGGCGAACCCACCGCACCCGGCGGCTCGTCGTCCGCGCCGGAACAGTCGTCCTCGGCGGCGCCCAGCTCCGCGCCTTCGTCACCTGCTTCATCGGCCCCGGCCTCGTCGTCCGCGGCGTCGTCGGCTCCGGCCTCGGGCCAGCCCGGACAGCCCGGCGGCCAGCCGGGTCAGCAGCCCGGACAGCCGGGCCAGGCGGGTCCGGACCAGCAGGCCTCGAACAAGTGGGTCACGCTGCGCGTCTACAACAACTCGCTGGTCAAGCACCTCGCCGAACAGGCCGCCGCCGACTTCCGCAATTCAGGCTGGAACGTCGCCGAGGTCGGCAACTACTCGCAGGGCAACATCCCGGCGACCACGGCCTACTTCCGGCCGGGCACCGACGAGGAAGCCGCAGCGAAGCAGCTGGCCAAGGAGTTCGGCTTCCAGGCCCAGCCGCGATTCGACGGCATCCAGAACTCGAGCCCTGGCGTGATAGTGATCATCACGAAGGACTACCAGCCCGGTGGGCACAAGGGCAGCTGA
- the thiD gene encoding bifunctional hydroxymethylpyrimidine kinase/phosphomethylpyrimidine kinase → MTENPSPPSALTIAGSDSGGAAGLQADLRTFLTCGVHGLVAVTAVTVQNTLGVHDRADLPPHIVAGQIEAVAADMGVGAAKTGMLASAEIIHAVAAACDKAGIGRDGAIPFVVDPVAAAMTGQSLFDDNGLAALRDELLPRATVLTPNLDEVRLLTGMTVTDREGMHTAAVVLHQLGPKYVLVKSGHLQSDPECVDLLFDGSTFVELPGPRWKTPHTHGAGDTMASALTAGLAKGMPVVEAARYGKWFVSQAVEHSYPMGAKVGPVSAFWRLAPEER, encoded by the coding sequence ATGACTGAGAACCCGAGCCCGCCCTCCGCGCTCACCATCGCCGGATCCGATTCCGGCGGGGCCGCCGGGCTGCAGGCGGACCTGCGGACCTTCCTCACCTGCGGGGTGCACGGCTTGGTCGCGGTCACCGCGGTCACCGTCCAGAACACACTCGGCGTGCACGACCGCGCCGATCTGCCGCCGCACATCGTGGCCGGGCAGATCGAGGCGGTCGCGGCGGACATGGGCGTCGGCGCGGCGAAGACCGGCATGCTCGCGTCCGCGGAGATCATCCACGCGGTCGCGGCGGCCTGCGACAAGGCCGGGATCGGACGCGACGGCGCGATCCCGTTCGTGGTCGACCCGGTGGCCGCGGCGATGACCGGCCAGTCGCTGTTCGACGACAACGGCCTCGCCGCGCTGCGCGACGAACTCCTGCCGCGCGCCACCGTGCTCACGCCGAACCTGGACGAGGTGCGGCTGCTCACCGGCATGACCGTGACCGACCGCGAAGGCATGCACACCGCGGCCGTCGTGCTGCACCAGCTCGGCCCGAAGTACGTGCTGGTGAAGAGCGGCCACCTGCAGTCCGACCCGGAGTGCGTCGACCTGCTCTTCGACGGTTCGACGTTCGTGGAGCTGCCCGGACCGCGCTGGAAGACCCCGCACACGCACGGTGCCGGCGACACCATGGCGTCCGCGCTCACGGCCGGGCTGGCGAAGGGCATGCCGGTGGTCGAAGCGGCGCGCTACGGCAAGTGGTTCGTCTCGCAGGCCGTCGAACACTCGTACCCGATGGGCGCCAAAGTCGGCCCGGTGTCGGCGTTCTGGCGGCTGGCTCCGGAAGAGCGCTAG
- a CDS encoding phosphatidylinositol-specific phospholipase C domain-containing protein — protein MKLAAAGLLLLSTLAVPGVASADSPQLSHVTTVGVHNTYDPAAYPYLAQALDNGSSLLELDVWPDFFTHEWKVSHSNPLGNSNNCVDARSAADLYSGGTNKDLESCLDDIRIWLGAHPGRPPLTLKIEMKTGFSANTGLGPAQLDTAFRDHLGDAVFKPADLLGSHATLDEASKADNWPTLDALRGKVLTEIIPGTVEEGNPTDTLHTDVEYAGYLLDQKAAGKLNSVQIFPTVHGAAGGDPRDKYSAEQKPWFVVFDGDASEWLAKAGMSWYDENHYYVVMTDGQNVAPAIDDHNPTVDQATQRVAELAKQHASVVTSDWTGLTTVLPTVDSRG, from the coding sequence GTGAAGCTCGCCGCGGCCGGTCTCCTGCTCCTGTCCACGCTGGCGGTACCGGGGGTCGCCAGCGCGGACAGCCCCCAGCTCTCGCACGTGACCACCGTCGGCGTGCACAACACCTACGATCCCGCCGCGTACCCGTATCTCGCGCAGGCGCTGGACAACGGCTCGTCCCTGCTCGAACTCGACGTCTGGCCGGACTTCTTCACCCACGAGTGGAAGGTCAGCCACTCCAATCCGCTGGGCAACAGCAACAATTGCGTCGACGCGCGTTCGGCGGCCGACCTGTACTCCGGCGGGACGAACAAGGACCTCGAATCGTGCCTGGACGACATCCGGATCTGGCTCGGCGCACATCCTGGCCGCCCGCCGCTCACGCTGAAGATCGAAATGAAGACCGGTTTCTCGGCGAATACCGGCCTCGGTCCGGCCCAGCTGGACACCGCCTTCCGAGACCACCTCGGCGATGCCGTGTTCAAGCCCGCCGATTTGCTCGGCAGCCACGCGACGCTCGATGAAGCGTCCAAAGCGGACAATTGGCCGACGCTGGACGCGTTGCGGGGCAAGGTGCTCACCGAGATCATCCCCGGCACCGTCGAAGAGGGAAACCCGACCGACACGCTGCACACGGATGTCGAGTACGCCGGTTACCTGCTGGACCAGAAGGCTGCTGGAAAGCTGAATTCAGTGCAGATCTTCCCGACCGTGCACGGTGCCGCGGGAGGCGACCCGCGCGACAAATACTCCGCGGAGCAGAAACCGTGGTTTGTCGTGTTCGACGGGGACGCGAGCGAATGGCTCGCCAAGGCTGGCATGTCTTGGTACGACGAAAACCACTACTACGTGGTGATGACGGACGGGCAGAACGTCGCGCCCGCTATCGACGACCACAACCCGACCGTCGACCAGGCGACTCAGCGCGTGGCTGAACTGGCCAAGCAGCACGCTTCCGTGGTGACGTCCGATTGGACCGGCCTCACGACCGTGCTGCCGACGGTGGATTCGCGCGGCTAG
- a CDS encoding glycerophosphodiester phosphodiesterase, which translates to MLVIGHRGAAGHAPENTLASIRKAIGFGVDLVEIDVQATRDGQLVVFHDKLLDRVTGATGYLWDFDLARLRAEVRVAGEQIPLLSEVCELVRDSSVRLMVEILDPATAKAVLATVSEILPADQFLVASFHHDTVRELVAQHPGLEAIALVEGAPVDPVRMARDCGAHCVGLGFESIQPEKVAALQEASISVFAWTVNDPREIERARRLGVDGIISDYPDRVAR; encoded by the coding sequence ATGCTGGTCATCGGACATCGCGGCGCCGCAGGGCACGCGCCGGAGAACACTCTCGCGTCGATCCGGAAAGCGATCGGCTTCGGCGTGGATCTGGTCGAAATCGACGTGCAGGCCACCCGCGACGGTCAACTCGTCGTGTTCCACGACAAGCTGCTCGACCGCGTGACCGGCGCGACGGGGTACCTCTGGGACTTCGACCTGGCGCGCTTGCGGGCCGAAGTGCGCGTCGCCGGCGAGCAGATCCCGTTGCTCAGCGAGGTGTGCGAACTCGTCCGGGACAGTTCTGTGCGGCTGATGGTCGAAATTCTCGACCCCGCGACGGCCAAGGCTGTTCTCGCGACCGTGTCGGAAATCCTGCCCGCCGATCAGTTCCTGGTGGCGTCATTCCATCACGACACAGTGCGCGAACTGGTTGCGCAGCACCCGGGCCTCGAGGCGATCGCGCTGGTCGAAGGCGCGCCGGTGGATCCGGTCCGGATGGCGCGCGACTGCGGCGCGCACTGCGTGGGGCTCGGATTCGAGTCGATCCAGCCGGAGAAGGTCGCCGCGCTGCAGGAGGCGTCGATCTCGGTTTTCGCTTGGACGGTCAACGATCCACGGGAAATCGAGCGCGCTCGCCGGTTGGGAGTCGACGGAATCATCTCCGACTATCCCGACCGGGTCGCGCGCTGA
- a CDS encoding NAD(P)-dependent alcohol dehydrogenase, giving the protein MPSTSMRAITYDRYGPPEVLRETTVPTPVPDPGEVLVQVRALTVNGGELAMRSGKLLPFSGKRFPKRIGVDLVGEVVEPGTSRFAVGDLVWGGGRRMGTAAEYYVMAADRLDHVPAGLDPAQAASLAVGVTAITALRDKAHLKPGERLLIRGATGGVGFVATQLGRAMGAHVTGLTSAKNLELARELGADVALDYRDPGDLGKFDVILDTVGRDLETFRRLLTPRGRMVAIAFDLDRPVRTLGYVAANSLRPNRWVRGFSGNPKADLLADLSRWVDAGLVRPLVDRVFPLADIAGAHRALEGGGVRGKVVVELS; this is encoded by the coding sequence ATGCCTTCCACTTCGATGCGAGCCATCACCTACGACCGCTACGGACCACCGGAAGTCCTGCGCGAGACCACTGTCCCGACGCCGGTGCCCGACCCTGGCGAAGTCCTCGTCCAGGTGCGCGCGCTGACGGTCAACGGCGGCGAACTCGCGATGCGGTCCGGAAAGCTGCTTCCGTTCAGCGGCAAGCGTTTCCCCAAACGGATCGGCGTGGACCTGGTCGGCGAGGTGGTGGAACCGGGCACGAGCCGGTTCGCCGTCGGCGACCTCGTCTGGGGCGGCGGGCGGCGAATGGGCACTGCTGCGGAGTACTACGTGATGGCCGCGGATCGGCTGGACCACGTGCCTGCCGGGCTGGATCCCGCGCAGGCCGCGTCGCTGGCGGTGGGCGTCACCGCGATTACCGCGCTGCGCGACAAAGCCCATCTGAAGCCCGGCGAACGCCTGCTGATCCGCGGCGCGACGGGCGGGGTCGGTTTTGTGGCGACGCAGCTCGGCCGCGCTATGGGCGCGCACGTGACCGGGCTGACGAGCGCCAAGAACCTAGAACTGGCAAGGGAACTCGGGGCGGATGTCGCGCTCGACTACCGCGATCCTGGTGACCTGGGGAAGTTCGACGTCATTCTCGACACGGTCGGTCGCGACCTCGAGACATTCCGGCGACTGCTGACCCCGCGCGGACGGATGGTCGCGATCGCGTTCGACCTCGACCGTCCGGTCCGCACGCTCGGCTATGTCGCGGCGAACTCGCTGCGCCCGAACCGCTGGGTGCGCGGTTTCAGCGGGAATCCGAAGGCGGATCTGCTCGCTGACCTGAGCCGGTGGGTCGATGCCGGGCTGGTGCGGCCGTTGGTGGACCGGGTGTTTCCGCTGGCGGATATCGCGGGGGCGCATCGGGCGCTCGAGGGAGGCGGGGTGCGCGGCAAGGTGGTAGTCGAGCTCTCGTGA
- a CDS encoding DUF3263 domain-containing protein translates to MDAAESMAGNQPSPPENVGGLTERELDILAFERQWWRHAGAKENAIRERFGLSSTRYYQLLNTLLAKPEAVAADPMLVKRLRKTRAARQRKRGARRLGIELS, encoded by the coding sequence ATGGACGCCGCGGAGTCGATGGCTGGAAACCAGCCGTCGCCGCCGGAAAATGTCGGTGGCCTGACCGAGCGCGAACTGGACATTCTCGCGTTCGAGCGGCAGTGGTGGCGCCACGCCGGGGCGAAGGAGAACGCCATCCGGGAGCGCTTCGGACTGTCTTCCACCCGTTACTACCAGTTGCTGAACACGCTGCTGGCCAAGCCGGAGGCCGTCGCGGCCGATCCGATGCTGGTCAAGCGGCTGCGCAAAACGCGCGCCGCCCGTCAGCGCAAACGCGGGGCCCGGCGGTTGGGGATCGAGCTGTCATGA
- the thiC gene encoding phosphomethylpyrimidine synthase ThiC, giving the protein MTTLENQGAIAPSVTTGPITGSRKVYHRTESGLRVPARRIDLSNGEHFDVYDTSGPYTDPDANIDVHKGLHPLRSGWADGREHNTQLGWAKAGVITREMEFIAARERCTPEFVRDEVARGRAVIPANRKHPETEPMIIGKNFLVKINANMGNSAVWSSVEEEVDKMVWATRWGADTIMDLSTGKRIHETREWIVRNSPVPVGTVPIYQALEKVNGEPEKLTWEIYRDTIIEQCEQGVDYVTVHAGVLLRYIPLTARRVTGIVSRGGSIMAAWCLAHHQESFLYTHFSELCEILREYDVTFSLGDGLRPGSIADANDRAQFAELETLGELTHIAREHDVQVMIEGPGHVPMHKIKENVELEEKLTGEAPFYTLGPLATDIAPAYDHITSAIGAAQIGWYGTAMLCYVTPKEHLGLPNRDDVKTGVITYKIAAHAADLAKGHQYAQDWDDELSKARFEFRWNDQFNLSLDPDTARSFHDETLPAEPAKTAHFCSMCGPKFCSMRITQDVRKYAEEHGLSSVEAIEAGMAEKSAEFSEQGNKVYLPVVNQ; this is encoded by the coding sequence TTGACGACGCTGGAAAACCAGGGTGCCATCGCCCCGTCCGTCACCACCGGGCCGATCACCGGCTCGCGGAAGGTCTATCACCGCACCGAATCCGGGCTGCGGGTTCCGGCGCGGCGGATCGACCTGTCGAACGGGGAGCATTTCGACGTGTACGACACGTCGGGGCCCTACACCGATCCGGACGCGAACATCGATGTCCACAAAGGACTGCACCCGCTCAGGTCCGGCTGGGCTGACGGGCGGGAGCACAACACCCAGCTTGGCTGGGCGAAAGCCGGGGTGATCACCCGGGAAATGGAGTTCATCGCCGCGCGCGAACGCTGTACTCCGGAGTTCGTGCGGGACGAGGTCGCCCGCGGTCGCGCGGTGATTCCGGCCAACCGCAAGCACCCGGAGACCGAGCCGATGATCATCGGCAAGAACTTCCTGGTGAAGATCAACGCCAACATGGGAAATTCGGCCGTCTGGTCCTCTGTGGAGGAAGAGGTCGACAAGATGGTGTGGGCCACCCGCTGGGGCGCCGACACGATCATGGACCTCTCCACCGGCAAGCGGATTCACGAGACGCGCGAGTGGATCGTGCGCAACTCGCCGGTCCCGGTCGGCACCGTGCCGATCTACCAGGCGCTGGAAAAGGTCAACGGGGAGCCGGAAAAGCTCACCTGGGAGATCTACCGCGACACCATCATCGAGCAGTGCGAGCAGGGCGTCGACTACGTCACGGTGCACGCCGGAGTGCTGCTGCGCTACATCCCGCTGACCGCGCGCCGGGTCACCGGCATCGTCAGCCGCGGCGGGTCGATCATGGCCGCCTGGTGCCTCGCGCACCACCAGGAATCCTTCCTGTACACGCATTTCTCCGAGCTGTGCGAGATCCTGCGCGAGTACGACGTCACGTTCTCGCTCGGCGACGGCCTCCGTCCCGGCTCGATCGCGGACGCCAACGACCGCGCGCAGTTCGCCGAACTGGAAACCCTCGGCGAACTGACGCACATCGCCCGCGAGCACGACGTGCAGGTGATGATCGAGGGCCCCGGCCACGTGCCGATGCACAAGATCAAGGAAAACGTGGAGCTGGAGGAAAAGCTCACCGGCGAGGCGCCGTTCTACACGCTCGGCCCGCTCGCCACGGACATCGCCCCGGCGTACGACCACATCACCTCGGCGATCGGTGCGGCGCAGATCGGCTGGTACGGCACGGCGATGTTGTGCTACGTCACGCCGAAGGAGCATCTCGGCCTGCCCAACCGCGACGACGTGAAGACCGGCGTGATCACCTACAAGATCGCCGCGCACGCCGCCGACCTCGCCAAGGGCCACCAGTACGCGCAGGACTGGGACGACGAATTGTCCAAGGCCCGCTTCGAATTCCGGTGGAACGACCAGTTCAACCTGTCGCTCGACCCGGACACCGCGCGGTCCTTCCACGACGAGACGCTGCCCGCGGAACCGGCCAAGACCGCGCACTTCTGCTCGATGTGCGGGCCGAAGTTCTGCTCGATGCGGATCACTCAGGACGTGCGCAAGTACGCCGAGGAGCACGGTCTGTCCTCTGTGGAGGCGATCGAGGCGGGCATGGCCGAGAAGTCCGCGGAGTTTTCCGAACAGGGCAACAAGGTCTACCTGCCCGTGGTCAACCAGTGA
- a CDS encoding peptide deformylase, producing MTVHPICIAGEPVLHQPTREITEFDAKLATLVEDMFETMYAAEGVGLAANQIGLDLRVFVYDCLDDEGTRHRGVVVNPKLETSEIPETMPDPDDDWEGCLSAPGESYPTGRATWAKVTGFDIEGNPIEVEGTGYFARCLQHETDHLDGFIYLDRLVGRHARAAKKMLKKNKWGVPGLTWLPPKEPADA from the coding sequence GTGACCGTCCACCCCATCTGCATCGCCGGCGAACCCGTGCTGCACCAGCCCACGCGCGAGATCACCGAGTTCGACGCCAAGCTCGCCACCCTCGTCGAGGACATGTTCGAGACCATGTACGCGGCCGAGGGCGTCGGCCTCGCGGCCAACCAGATCGGGCTCGACCTACGGGTATTCGTATACGACTGCCTCGACGACGAGGGCACCCGGCACCGCGGCGTGGTGGTCAACCCGAAACTCGAGACGTCGGAGATCCCGGAGACCATGCCGGACCCGGACGACGACTGGGAGGGCTGCCTGTCCGCCCCCGGCGAGTCGTACCCGACCGGACGCGCCACGTGGGCGAAGGTGACCGGCTTCGACATCGAGGGCAACCCGATCGAGGTCGAGGGCACCGGCTACTTCGCGCGCTGCCTCCAGCATGAGACCGATCACCTCGACGGGTTCATTTACCTGGACCGGCTCGTCGGCCGCCACGCGCGCGCGGCGAAGAAGATGCTCAAGAAAAACAAGTGGGGCGTGCCCGGCCTGACCTGGCTGCCGCCAAAGGAACCGGCAGACGCCTGA
- a CDS encoding MarR family winged helix-turn-helix transcriptional regulator gives MTLSSVQDVTGRLYLAVGRLSRSLRQAGAPGPGHGSISALATLVHFGELRLGDLAAKEGVAAATMSRIVATLVEAGYVTRESDPVDRRAWLARATEEGERLVSGVRSTRVQELNRRLDRLTPEARESIIAALPALEALISDES, from the coding sequence GTGACTCTTTCCTCGGTCCAGGACGTAACGGGCCGGTTGTATCTAGCGGTGGGACGGCTTTCCCGCTCGCTGCGCCAGGCCGGCGCGCCCGGGCCTGGACACGGGTCCATCTCGGCGCTGGCCACGCTCGTGCACTTCGGCGAGCTGCGCCTCGGCGACCTCGCCGCGAAGGAAGGCGTCGCGGCGGCCACGATGTCGCGGATCGTGGCCACGCTGGTAGAGGCCGGTTACGTCACGCGCGAGTCCGACCCGGTCGACCGCCGCGCCTGGCTCGCCCGTGCCACCGAGGAAGGCGAACGCCTCGTCTCTGGCGTGCGCTCCACTCGCGTGCAGGAGCTCAACCGCCGCCTCGACCGCCTCACGCCCGAGGCCCGCGAGTCGATCATCGCCGCGCTGCCCGCGCTGGAAGCCCTGATCTCCGACGAGAGCTAG
- the thiD gene encoding bifunctional hydroxymethylpyrimidine kinase/phosphomethylpyrimidine kinase has protein sequence MTVTPRTALTIAGSDSGGGAGVQADLRTFFANGVHGLVALTAVTVQNSLGVQGFSEIPVDVVTSQIKAVAEDMGVNAAKTGMLATAEIIQAVAKTLDEVHIGRTTDTPFVVDPVAASMTGHALLREEALEAIRTELFPRATLITPNLDEVRLLTGVSVTDAKSQHTAAEALLEFGSQWVLVKGGHLYDAADCVDLLTDGSAVIELSGPRIDTENTHGGGDTMASAITSSLAKGADVPTAVAEAKRFIERCVLEAYPLGAGVGPVSPFWRLANPS, from the coding sequence GTGACAGTCACGCCTCGCACCGCCCTCACCATCGCCGGATCCGATTCCGGCGGTGGTGCGGGCGTGCAGGCGGACCTGCGCACGTTCTTCGCCAACGGAGTGCACGGATTGGTCGCGCTCACCGCGGTCACCGTGCAGAATTCACTTGGCGTGCAAGGGTTCTCCGAGATTCCGGTCGACGTCGTCACCTCGCAGATCAAAGCGGTCGCCGAGGACATGGGCGTCAACGCGGCGAAGACCGGCATGCTCGCCACCGCGGAAATCATTCAGGCGGTGGCGAAAACGCTGGACGAAGTCCACATTGGACGAACCACGGACACGCCGTTCGTGGTCGACCCGGTCGCCGCGTCGATGACCGGCCACGCGCTGCTTCGCGAAGAAGCACTGGAAGCGATCCGGACGGAATTGTTCCCGCGCGCCACGCTCATCACGCCGAACCTCGACGAGGTCCGGCTGCTGACCGGCGTCAGCGTTACCGACGCGAAGAGCCAGCACACAGCCGCGGAAGCCTTGCTGGAGTTCGGTTCCCAGTGGGTCCTGGTGAAGGGCGGCCACCTCTACGACGCCGCCGATTGCGTCGATCTGCTCACCGACGGCTCAGCGGTGATCGAGTTGAGCGGCCCGCGCATCGATACGGAAAACACCCACGGCGGCGGCGACACCATGGCGTCGGCGATCACCTCGTCGCTCGCGAAGGGCGCGGACGTGCCCACCGCGGTCGCGGAGGCGAAGCGGTTCATCGAACGCTGCGTTCTGGAGGCTTATCCGCTGGGTGCGGGTGTCGGCCCGGTTTCCCCGTTCTGGCGGCTCGCGAACCCGTCGTAA